From the genome of Nicotiana sylvestris chromosome 2, ASM39365v2, whole genome shotgun sequence, one region includes:
- the LOC138885162 gene encoding uncharacterized protein: protein MREPWDDDRNLKARFGSYNFNISTSELVAVLRSRGDKVRWPKEMRLNPNRRNPDHWCEFHNDHEHKMADCRLLQCEVDHLLKQGYLTELFSEKGKQAHMKNRQETPKPPSPKRTVNVISGGEDINGVKYTAANKVSKITITHGKRVRHVLEEESITFDDADADGILSPHNDALVISLLVHDTNVKRVFIDPNSSVNIILLRVLREMQVEDKLIPKAHTLSGFDNSSVVIKGEVILTTFSEEVVKDTKFQVVDMEMAYNMIFERPWIHEMDAISSTLHQVIKFPSPWGICQIHGDQQTSRRINSVADSSTRNEEK from the coding sequence ATGCGAGAGCCATGGGATGATGATAGAAACTTGAAGGCGAGGTTTGGCAGTTATAATTTTAATATAAGcacttccgagctcgtagctgttttaagaagcaggGGTgacaaggtacggtggccaaaagaaatgagattgaatccaaacaggcgcaaccctgatcattggtgcgagtttcacaacgatcacgaGCATAAAATGGCAGACTGTAGGTTGCTACAATGTGAAGTTGATCATCTATTAAAGCAAGGGTATCTCACCgagttgttcagtgagaaaggtaagcaagcacacatgaagaataggcaggagaccccaaaaccaccttctcccaaaaggactGTTAATGTTATCAGCggaggtgaagacatcaatggtgtgAAGTACACAGCAGCCAATAAAGTTTCCAAAATCACAATTACCCACGGGAAGCGGGTGCGACATGTTTTAGAGGAAGAAAGTATTACGTTCGATGATGCAGACGCAGATGGCATATTATCTccacataacgatgcactggtaatatctctacttgtacatgatactaatgtgaaacgagtttttaTTGATCCAaatagttccgtgaacattatctTGCTAAGAGTATTACGCGAGATGCAAGTTGaggataaattaataccaaaggcgcatactttgtctggatttgacaattctaGTGTTGTGATAAAAGGAGAGGTAATACTGACTACATTCTCAGAAGAAGTTGTCAAAGATACGAAATTTCAAGTAGTAGATATGGAAATGGCGTATAATATGATTTTCgagagaccatggatccatgagaTGGATGCCATTTCGTCGACCTTACATCAAgtaattaaatttccatcaccgtggggaatatgtcaaatccaTGGAGATCAACAAACATCCAGGAGAATTAACTCTGTTGCAGATTCAAGTACGAGAaacgaagaaaaatag